A single region of the Indicator indicator isolate 239-I01 chromosome 3, UM_Iind_1.1, whole genome shotgun sequence genome encodes:
- the PTHLH gene encoding parathyroid hormone-related protein gives MFTKLFQQWSFAVFLLSYSVPSYGRSVEGISRRLKRAVSEHQLLHDKGKSIQDLRRRIFLQNLIEGVNTAEIRATSEVSPNPKPATNTKNYPVRFGSEDEGRYLTQETNKSQTYKEQPLKASGKKKKAKPGKRKEQEKKKRRARSARLNPGTLGSAGTASPLLGSSAPTHNHTWR, from the exons ATGTTCACTAAACTCTTCCAGCAGTGGAGTTTTGCAGTGTTTCTGCTGAGCTATTCCGTGCCCTCTTACGGCAGATCAGTAGAGGGGATCAGCCGCAGACT CAAACGAGCTGTCTCAGAGCACCAGCTATTGCACGACAAAGGCAAGTCCATCCAAGATTTACGGAGAAGAATATTCCTTCAGAATTTAATCGAAGGCGTCAACACTGCAGAAATCCGCGCCACGTCGGAGGTGTCGCCTAACCCCAAGCCTGCCACCAACACAAAGAACTACCCTGTCCGCTTTGGCAGCGAAGATGAGGGCAGATACCTAACTCAGGAGACAAACAAATCCCAGACCTACAAGGAGCAGCCCTTGAAGGCgtcagggaagaagaagaaagcaaagcctgGGAAGCGCAAGgagcaagagaagaagaagaggcgAGCCCGCTCGGCTCGGCTGAACCCCGGCACGCTGGGAAGCGCTGGGACCGCGAGCCCGCTCCTGGGCAGCTCCGCTCCTACACACAATCACACCTGGAGGTAA